In one Pseudomonas sp. MM211 genomic region, the following are encoded:
- a CDS encoding GntR family transcriptional regulator, whose translation MNQALYAVVARDLTESIVNGRYPVGSLLPTELELCEIYGVSRHTVRAAITQLLNQGLVSRRKRVGTRVESASPSGGYSQSLASVADLVHLAETQIRSIQRVNHFVADIAEAKRLGLQPGGRYFCVSSIRIEEGHAHAPLCWTDVYAEQCYEEAIELAREHPDELISALIEKRYGRHIEIVDQQVKAVLLDAELASSLNAEVGAPGLKIVRHYRDEQGELVVVSETVHPADRFTLVMQMKREKSQS comes from the coding sequence GTGAATCAGGCGCTTTATGCGGTCGTGGCAAGGGATCTGACGGAAAGCATCGTCAATGGGCGCTACCCGGTGGGGTCTCTGCTGCCCACGGAACTGGAGCTGTGCGAGATCTACGGGGTCAGCCGGCACACGGTGCGAGCAGCCATCACTCAGCTCCTCAATCAGGGCCTGGTATCACGCCGCAAGCGCGTCGGTACCCGGGTCGAATCGGCCTCGCCCAGCGGCGGTTACTCGCAATCGCTGGCGTCGGTCGCCGACCTGGTGCACCTGGCGGAAACCCAGATCCGCAGCATCCAGCGCGTGAATCATTTCGTCGCCGATATCGCCGAAGCCAAGCGCCTCGGCCTGCAGCCAGGCGGCCGCTATTTCTGCGTGTCGAGCATCCGCATCGAGGAGGGTCACGCCCATGCCCCGCTGTGCTGGACCGACGTGTACGCCGAGCAGTGCTACGAGGAGGCCATCGAACTGGCCCGTGAGCACCCGGACGAACTGATCTCCGCATTGATCGAAAAGCGCTATGGGCGGCATATCGAGATCGTCGATCAGCAGGTCAAGGCCGTGCTACTCGATGCCGAGCTGGCGAGCAGCCTGAATGCCGAAGTCGGTGCGCCGGGGCTGAAGATCGTTCGTCATTACCGCGACGAGCAGGGCGAACTGGTGGTGGTCTCGGAGACCGTGCACCCGGCTGATCGCTTCACCCTGGTCATGCAGATGAAACGGGAAAAGTCGCAGAGTTAG
- the pcaB gene encoding 3-carboxy-cis,cis-muconate cycloisomerase: MSTTVFDSALFRDMFGTAEMRNVFSDKALIERYIEVEVALARAEARCGVIPAEAAEVIAAKASYESLDLALMQHETEIVGYPILPLVEQLSKTCGDAGRYVHWGATTQDIMDTAVVLQVRAALAIVERDIQAVRGLLADLAQRFRDTPMAGRTHLQHALPITFGYKCAVWLSMFDRHAERLVELRPRVEIGQFAGAAGTLASLGDKGLEVQEALMAELGLGVPQATWHVARDGLAETLNFLGLVTGSLGKVALDVMMMMTSELGEVYEPFVKGRGASSTMPQKRNPISCELMYAAAKGVRQQAGLMLDAMIQDFERSTGPWQAEWIAIPEAFALSAASLGQAKFMLAGLDVRTERMRQNLDMTRGLIVAEAVMMGLAPELGRQVAHDVVYAACRVANDENVSLLEALLRDPDVADHLPRAELERLTDPANYLGLAGPMVDRALQRQGRVAR, encoded by the coding sequence ATGTCCACCACCGTCTTCGACTCCGCCCTGTTCCGCGACATGTTCGGCACCGCCGAAATGCGCAACGTGTTTTCCGACAAAGCGCTGATCGAGCGCTATATCGAGGTAGAGGTCGCACTTGCCCGCGCCGAAGCCCGCTGCGGCGTGATCCCTGCCGAGGCCGCCGAGGTCATTGCCGCCAAGGCCAGCTACGAATCCCTCGACCTGGCATTGATGCAGCACGAAACGGAAATCGTCGGCTACCCGATCCTGCCGCTGGTCGAGCAATTGTCGAAGACCTGTGGTGACGCCGGTCGTTACGTGCACTGGGGCGCCACCACCCAAGACATCATGGACACCGCCGTGGTGCTACAGGTGCGCGCCGCCCTGGCCATCGTCGAGCGTGACATCCAGGCCGTGCGCGGCCTGCTCGCCGACCTGGCGCAGCGCTTCCGCGACACGCCAATGGCAGGCCGCACCCACCTGCAGCACGCCCTGCCGATCACCTTCGGCTACAAGTGCGCGGTATGGTTGAGCATGTTCGACCGCCATGCCGAGCGCCTGGTGGAACTGCGCCCGCGGGTCGAGATCGGCCAGTTCGCCGGTGCTGCCGGCACCCTGGCGTCGCTGGGCGACAAGGGCCTGGAGGTGCAGGAAGCGCTGATGGCGGAACTGGGGCTGGGCGTGCCGCAGGCCACCTGGCACGTCGCCCGCGACGGCCTGGCCGAGACCCTCAACTTTCTCGGGCTGGTGACCGGTTCCCTGGGCAAGGTGGCCCTGGACGTCATGATGATGATGACCAGCGAGCTGGGCGAGGTGTACGAACCCTTCGTGAAGGGTCGCGGCGCCAGCAGCACCATGCCGCAGAAGCGCAACCCGATTTCCTGTGAGCTGATGTACGCCGCCGCCAAGGGCGTGCGCCAGCAGGCCGGGCTGATGCTCGATGCCATGATCCAGGACTTCGAGCGCTCCACCGGCCCCTGGCAGGCGGAGTGGATCGCCATTCCCGAAGCCTTCGCCCTCAGTGCGGCCTCACTGGGCCAGGCCAAGTTCATGCTCGCCGGGCTGGACGTGCGCACCGAGCGCATGCGTCAGAACCTGGACATGACCCGCGGCCTGATCGTCGCCGAGGCGGTGATGATGGGGCTGGCACCGGAGCTCGGTCGCCAGGTCGCCCATGACGTGGTGTACGCCGCCTGCCGCGTGGCCAATGACGAGAACGTCAGCCTGCTCGAGGCCCTGCTGCGCGATCCAGACGTCGCCGACCACCTGCCCCGCGCCGAACTGGAACGCCTGACCGATCCCGCCAACTACCTCGGCCTGGCCGGGCCAATGGTCGACCGCGCCCTGCAGCGCCAGGGGCGCGTCGCCCGCTGA